CTATCCTAGATGAGGAAGGAGTCTGTGGCAACAGGCCGAGAATTAGGGCCCAGGAGTGTCACAGGTTACTACAATACATCTCCAACTGCCTCTGACTCACCTAGTGCCCCAGGTAAAAGACACCCAGATAAAAggtaggggaggaggagagagagagaaggaagagtctAGGCTGAGCAACATGAAGGGGCCCTCAACCTTCTGCAGCCTCCTGCTGCTGTCATTGCTCCTGAGCCCAGACCCTACAGCAGGTGAGTACTTGGGGGTATAGAAAGCTGGGGGTCTGGGTGAATGGGATGAAGTTGAAAAAGACCCAGGAAATCCAACCTAACCTCCAGCTATCTGGCAGAGAGGTTCTTGGTCAGGATCCCTCTGAACACATGGCCCTGTTGCCCCCTAGCATTCCTACTGCCACCCAGCACTGCCTGCTGTACTCAGCTCTACCGAAAGCCACTCTCAGACAAGCTACTGAGGAAGGTCATCCAGGTGGAACTGCAGGAGGCTGATGGGGACTGTCACCTCCAGGCTTTCGTGTGAGCTCCCACCCCTGATACCCCTGACTCTGACCTCAGTCCCAACCCCTAATGCTGATCCCAACCCCAGCCCTAACTGCTAATTCTGATACCAACTCAGGTTTTCATCTGGTCCTTGCTCCTAACCCCTAATTAGGGTCATTGGGGATGACCCTAATCTCATCCCCAAGCTATGGTCATAGCTTTGGACCTTTCTCTACCCAGGCTTCACCTGGCTCAACGCAGCATCTGCATCCACCCCCAGAACCCCAGCCTGTCACAGTGGTTTGAGCACCAAGAGAGAAAGCTCCACGGGACTCTGCCCAAGCTGAATTTTGGGATGCTAAGGAAAATGGGCTGAAGCCCCCAATAGCCAAATAATAAAGCAGCATTGGATAATAATCTCTAAGTATAATCTCCAAGAACTTCCTTATTCTCTTTATTCACACCTGCACAGTCCCTGCAAGGGGAAAGGCCAAGAGCCAAGGACCCACACACACTCCCCAGGTACCTACATACATGCATGCAGAGAATACATGTTCCCTGCCTCACAGACACATGGTCACACATGGACACAGATGTACACATTACACACGTTCCTCGAGCAGAACTCCAACTCTGGGGTGAAATCAGAGGTACAAGCACCTTTCAGCTGCAAATTTGAAATATAGGGTCTCACAGAAATGGGCTCCAAACAGAACTTCCAGCTGAGACCCAACCATAGGGATCTACTGTCCTGCATGGtttctatctgtccatccatccacaccAGCAAGACAGAATTATAGGTGGAATCTGCCGAAGCCCTCCTGGGTCCGCTACAGGTTTGGAGCTCCTAGAAGAAGCAGGAGGCAAATCAGGAGAGACAGTAAGACCAGATCTTGGCCCAGGCACCCTGAGAATGAGGGAGGTGACTCAGTTCTAAGCTTAAGACTCTTAAGATGAGTAGAGGAGCCCAGCTCTGAGGGAGCCTCTTCAACACACTGAAGATACGGGAGTGGACCTAGCTCTGGGCCCAGGCACATTAAGAATGAAGGAGGGGACCTAGCACTGATCCAAGACACCtggaaaaaaaaggatgaatatCCAGCTCTGAGTCTAATACCCTGGAAGAGtattaatactaatactaataccCTGAAGGGAAATCCACCTGGGGTCCTTCCTCAGTACCCTGAGAGGAGGGAAAGAGACCTACTTCTGAGCCCAGGGACTCAAGAATGAAAGGCCCAGCCCTCAGCCTAGACATCATTAAAATGAGGAGACCCAACTTGGATTCCCAGCATGTTTAAAATGACTAGGGCAGCCAGCTTTTAATCTGGACATTCAAAATAGGGGCACACATCTCCAAGTCCAAATCTGGATGTCCTACTCACCTGGATGCCTGTCCACTGGAATCACTGAGGCCAAGAACCCAGGCTTTGGGGATCCATCCTTCCCGCCCCgtctcagcctcagcctgggGCATAGAAAGTCAGCTGTCTCTCCAACAATGTGGGGTATCTCAGTCTCCTCCAAAGGGTTTATTAGTAAAGGGTCAGGAGAGGAATCAGTTAAAATCAAGTGGGGCATGGGGGATGGAGGTATGGGGAGGTAGTTCCAGAATCAGACAGGTTCAGCGGGCAGTCATGAAGGGTGGAGATGAATGTGGTCTATGGGCATCAGAGCATTTGTGAGGATCAGAGGCTGAGGGACCAATGGCAGTCACTTACCAGAGCCCCAGTGCCAGGGCCCCAGCCACCAGTCCCAGGAAAGAAAGGATTCCCAAAGACACCAGCACAGCTACCTGCTCCACAGAGTCCCTGTGATCTGAGGGGGAGGGCCACATGTCACTGAGAGCGAGCCTGACCAAGCTCGGTGTCCCCTTTTCTCTGGGGTTTTCAGTCCTTTACAAGTCTTGCCCATCTGCCCAAGCTCACCAAGTAGCCGAGGATGTGGTTGGAGGGAAGGCCTTGGAGGAGCAGGGCTGTCCACCTGAGGCTCCACCTCTGGCTGCGTGTGTAGCTGGCCCCAAGCTGGTATCTCCTTTGGTACTGTCCCTAAAGGAAGGCAAGACCCAATAAGTGTCCATACGCTGGTGGGGACGGGGGTCACGTCCTGTGCTCTAGGCCAAGGCCTAGGTTGGAAGTCAAGGTACCTAGGAGGAGGAGCCTGATAGGGCATGGCCAGCTCCTAGGGAGCATGGCAAGCTCCAAGCTTGTAGAAGTGGAGCCTGTAACTGCAGGAGTGGAGGCCAAGGGGCAGGACTTAAGCTAAGACAGGGCTGTAGGCAAACAAGTCTGAAGTCTGGGGCAGCAATTGCCGTGCCTGTGTGGGCAGGGCATGTGCCACCTGGCTGTCTTTTGGAACTGGTTCAGCTGATAGATGCTTTGGGATGGGGCCTCTGCCCTTTTCTTTGGCTTTGTCTCTCACCAGTGCTCGGGGTTCCCCAGGCCTCCGGGCTCCAGGTGCTCCAGGTGCCAGCATCTAGAAAGTCCCGGGCACTGACTCGTACAGCATGGGGCAGCCCAGCCACAGCATCTGTGATCACCTCCTCCAGTCCAGCTGGCTCCACCTGGGGGTAAACATGACTCACTGTTACCCAGCTTGTAAGTGCAGGGCCTTCCCAGCCACCATCTACAAAGAGCACCCCTTGCTCCCAGTCTCATCCTAAAGCCTAGTGGAGCTGTCTAGGTCTCATGTTGGGTGTCTGGTGGGGCTGAGTCTACACCTAGTGTTTGTAAGACGGCAGTAGTGATTACTTAGAGAGGCTGTGGCATCAGgcggcctgggttcaaatctttgGTGAACCACATATTGAATGACCCTTTGGgcctctctgtgactcagtttcttcatttgtaaaatagaggtGAATACACCTAAACAAAACAATGTATGCAAAAAGTGTAGCCAGGTACCCCACAGGCAGGcagcactaaataaatattagttattatctGATGCTGCTGCTCCCTAGTCCTGATACCAGCCAATCTTTAACATCTCCTGAGACACAAATTCACTGCTATCCTTAGCTGGGTATATGAGTGTTTGTAGGAGAATGTGCCTCTAGGTGAAAGGCACTCCTTTTCCTAAGAGTTATTTttaggccgggtgccgtggctcacacctgtaatctcagcactttgggaggccgaggtgggcagatcgtgaggtcatgagttcgagaccagcctgggcaatatggtgaaaccccatctctactaaaaatacaaaaattagccaggcatggtggcgggcacctgtagtcccagctactcgggaggctgaggcagaagaattgcttgaacccgggaggtggaggttgcagtgagccgagatcacaccactgcactccagcctgggtgacagagcgagactccctctcaaaaaaaaaaagagttatttttttaaaagccattgcTATCTTCCCACAGATGGGCTTTACATCATAGTTATAGCCCACAGGACAGACATTCAGTCTGTCAGTCACCGCTGCAACCCAGCACCCAGTACAAAGCCTGGCCCACAGGGAAGTGTTGGGTCTTCAGTGACCTGCCAGCACTGGAAAGCTATACAGAACACCCAGGATCATGAAATCAGAGACAGGACCCACAGCCGCGGGTTGGGACACACTCCAGGCCTCACCGTGGACCAGGCTGGATGCTGCGCCGGACGGTACTGCAAACGGAACTTGAGCAGGAAGTGGGGCTGGCGCGGCCAGGAGGCAGGGTATGTCCAGCTGGCTCGCAGGCGTCGGGGGTAACCTGGTACCGACTCTACCCGCAGGCCCTGGGGTGGGTCAGGGCGCACTAAGGGCATCAAGACACAAAGTTAGGGTAGGCTATGGGTCTCCGTCACTTCCCCACCACTTCCCAAAGTGTGTGTTTAAAGGAGCCTTAGCCAGACACTGTTGAGAGGGGAGGGGAAATCTTAAACTTGATCATCCATTAGACTCAGACCGGTCATCTGTATTATGAAATGggctgaggccgggtgtggtggctcgtgcctgtaatcccagcactctggaagactgaggcgggaggatcacttgatgccacgagtttgagaccagcgtgggcaacatagcaaaaccctgtctctacaaaaaactttaaaaattaaccagacatggtggcacatgcctgtaatctcagctacttgggaggctgaagtgaggggatagcttgagcccagaagttgcaggccgcagtgagccaagatcacaccactgaacttcatccagcctgggcacaaagtgagaccctatctcaacaaaaaaaggaagagaaagaaaaaaagaaaccacctgAGATCTGCGGGTGGACTTTTGAAGtgcttgttgagtgaataaaagagCAATTCTTATTTTCATCCAAGGAAGACAAATTGGCCCAAATTCCAGCTAGAGTTTTAGTGTCCCACTCCCATGCACAGGTCAAGGAAGGAGGGGCCAGCAAGGGAGGACATGACATATGGCTGCATTCGGTACAGGGCCCAGAGCAGGGCCTGCTCTGAGGCTAGGCAGCCAATCCGGCAGTGTGGGTAGCAGCAGCAGCCTCTAGAGTGTGTGCTGAAATAACCATGCCTCCTGGGCTCTGATCCCTTTGCCTTCTCAGGCTCCACAGGGCCTTCTCTGTGTGAAATGGAGTCTATGTTGGGAGGAAACTGGGAGCTGTGGGAGTGGAGAGATCTGAGTCCATTTGGGGTCTCTATGATGGGGGTCTGGGGTGGGTACTCACAGATGCTCTGCAAGCTCACATCCAGCAGGCGTGTGCTGGCACCCAGTGGGTTCACCTCAGTCACATTAATCCGGTACTGGCTCCAGAACTCAGCCCCGTGGACAACACAGCGGGCAGCCCCTAGGGGATCCTGTGGGCATGGCCAGGGCCCTGTGGATGGACTCCTCCTAGAAGGGAGGACGTGGTCTTCGGCTTTGAAAATGCCTACTGTGGGACCCAGCTGGAGCCCCCATATGCTCCCTCACGTCCTACCTCTGGCTATCAGCTCCTAGGACTGTCTTCTTCCTGGTGGGGAGGGGGCCATCTGAAGTCAGGAAGGAAAAGTGGGCTTTCTGCCCTCTCTGAGGCTTTCCTCAGAACCTACCTCCCTGCCTCCCACACCCACATTGCGTCAGCATACCCAAATGTGTAGGCATCCACACCTGATCACGCACACACCTGTAGGAGGTGAGGTAGCGGGTGGGTAAACCGCTGATCTGGCTGGGACTCCAAGTGCAAGAGAAGTTCTCATAGTCGGCTGCTTGGCAGGAGACAACAGGGCGGGCTGGAGGGTCTAGAGGCAGAGGGTACACCTGGAGACTGAGCAGTCCTCAGGTCCTCCTGGTCCCAGAGGGCTTACTTAGGTCCTATACTCCCTCAGGATCCCTATGTGTCATCAGTGCCACCCTCCCCAACTCACAGCCCAGCTGCAGGGTCACTGTGCCCCCAAGTGCACCATCCAGGGTCCGGCAGATGTAGGTGCCCTCATCAGTGCTGTCTGCCTGGGCCAGGACCAGTTCATGCCCTAGCCCAGAGTCAGGTCCCTGGAGCAGCTTTGGCTCCCCGTCCCGAAACCAGGACACTGGGTCCCTGGAAGTAAGATGAGGTGACAATGGACAAAGACAAGATGTCAAACATAAGTCAGACCATGCCACAGCTCTCCATTGGCTTCTAGCTGCATTTGCAATAGAACCCAAATTTCTTTTACTGGCTTTCAAAGCCCCTTGTGAGCCAGCCCttgccttcctttccttcttcagcTCCTGTCTCTCTCCCCCTCACCCACTGAAAACTCCAGCTACATTGGTCTTCTTTCTATTCCTCGGGGGTATTGAGCTCATTCCCACCTCAGGGCATTTTGCACTAGCTGTTCCCTCTGTCAGGAGCGCTTATACCTTAATGCGTGCATAGCTGCCTCCTTCCTGACCTTCAGAAATCAGCTTCAacatcacctcctcagagagaccTTTCCTAACTACCAGTTAAAAGGTAACcacgggccaggcacggtggctcacgcctgtaatctagcactttgggaggctgaggcgggtggattacttgaagtcaggagttcgaagcctgaccaacatgataaaacaccgtctctactaaaaatacaaaaaaaaattagccgggcctggtggcgcatgcctgtaatcccagctacttgggaggctgaggcgggagaattgcttgaacccaggaggcagaggttgcagtgagcccagattgcaccactgcactccagcctgggcaacagagtgagactgtctcaaaaaaaaaaaaaagtaaccactCAGTTGTCCTCTTTGACATCCCTCTCTTTGGTTTTTCTGCCCTGCAGGTATTACTATCTGGCAAGATTCTCCTTTGCTTATTGTCTTCCCCACTAAGATGTAAGCTCTGAGAAGGCAGGCACCTTGCCTGGCATTAGCACTGCTGTATCCCAGAGCCTAGAATAGACCTGGCACTTGGCAGGTGCTCAAAACATACCAGTTGAATTTTCTGTTGAATAAGGATAATTAGAGGGTTAGGACAGATAGAGAGGTGAGGATTACAGACAGAGCGGGCAAGGACGGGAGGGGCGGGACATGAGGACTAGGCAGAGTCAAGAAAGGGTCATGAGTGTCAGACCAACAGGCAGGTGGGGCACTTACCCGGCAGTCACTCCAGGACAACACAGCTTCACAGACCTGCCGGGCTGCCCATACTGGACCCCTGTGGAGGGCACTTCTGAGGTGAGGCTCTTCTTTTACCCCCCTCCCCACTTTGTGAGAATGACAGATAAGAAGCAGACTGTTAAAACCTGGGTGGTGGGGGGCTCACTGGATCAAAGCATCATGTTATAATCTGGAGACAGAGGTCAGAGAACAGGGAAGAGAGGGGACCCAGGTTGGATGACAAGAGCAGGGGTGGTGTCACAAGTTAGGCATGGGAAGGGGCCACAGTGAGGATGGCAAGTCACAAGTCAGAGTTGGGGGGTTGTAGAGCAGGGTTCTTCTCACCTGGGGGGCCCCAggcctgggggcagggggaggaggcAGACACCAGGGCTGTAGCCACGGCCACCAGGACCCTGCTCAGCCCTGAGCAGCTGCTGCTCATCTGTGGGGAGAGGTAGAGTCAGAAATCCCCGACCCCTGAGATGGGAGGCTAAAGCCTGGCTCTTTCTCTCCAAAACTGAGGCTTCCTAGGAGAAAAATTGATGCAGCAAGTGGGGTAAGGCTGTTAGAAATCACTGGGGGAACTGACCTGAGGTCCCCTTTCCCACTGT
The nucleotide sequence above comes from Pongo pygmaeus isolate AG05252 chromosome 13, NHGRI_mPonPyg2-v2.0_pri, whole genome shotgun sequence. Encoded proteins:
- the CCL27 gene encoding C-C motif chemokine 27, which gives rise to MKGPSTFCSLLLLSLLLSPDPTAAFLLPPSTACCTQLYRKPLSDKLLRKVIQVELQEADGDCHLQAFVLHLAQRSICIHPQNPSLSQWFEHQERKLHGTLPKLNFGMLRKMG
- the IL11RA gene encoding interleukin-11 receptor subunit alpha isoform X1, coding for MSSSCSGLSRVLVAVATALVSASSPCPQAWGPPGVQYGQPGRSVKLCCPGVTAGDPVSWFRDGEPKLLQGPDSGLGHELVLAQADSTDEGTYICRTLDGALGGTVTLQLGYPPARPVVSCQAADYENFSCTWSPSQISGLPTRYLTSYRCVRDQVWMPTHLDGPLPTRKKTVLGADSQRRSPSTGPWPCPQDPLGAARCVVHGAEFWSQYRINVTEVNPLGASTRLLDVSLQSILRPDPPQGLRVESVPGYPRRLRASWTYPASWPRQPHFLLKFRLQYRPAQHPAWSTVEPAGLEEVITDAVAGLPHAVRVSARDFLDAGTWSTWSPEAWGTPSTGTVPKEIPAWGQLHTQPEVEPQVDSPAPPRPSLQPHPRLLDHRDSVEQVAVLVSLGILSFLGLVAGALALGLWLRLRRGGKDGSPKPGFLASVIPVDRHPGAPNL
- the IL11RA gene encoding interleukin-11 receptor subunit alpha isoform X2, which produces MSSSCSGLSRVLVAVATALVSASSPCPQAWGPPGVQYGQPGRSVKLCCPGVTAGDPVSWFRDGEPKLLQGPDSGLGHELVLAQADSTDEGTYICRTLDGALGGTVTLQLGYPPARPVVSCQAADYENFSCTWSPSQISGLPTRYLTSYRKKTVLGADSQRRSPSTGPWPCPQDPLGAARCVVHGAEFWSQYRINVTEVNPLGASTRLLDVSLQSILRPDPPQGLRVESVPGYPRRLRASWTYPASWPRQPHFLLKFRLQYRPAQHPAWSTVEPAGLEEVITDAVAGLPHAVRVSARDFLDAGTWSTWSPEAWGTPSTGTVPKEIPAWGQLHTQPEVEPQVDSPAPPRPSLQPHPRLLDHRDSVEQVAVLVSLGILSFLGLVAGALALGLWLRLRRGGKDGSPKPGFLASVIPVDRHPGAPNL
- the IL11RA gene encoding interleukin-11 receptor subunit alpha isoform X3; this encodes MAQVARARSQVQARSLATRAGMSSSCSGLSRVLVAVATALVSASSPCPQAWGPPGVQYGQPGRSVKLCCPGVTAGDPVSWFRDGEPKLLQGPDSGLGHELVLAQADSTDEGTYICRTLDGALGGTVTLQLGYPPARPVVSCQAADYENFSCTWSPSQISGLPTRYLTSYRCVRDQVWMPTHLDGPLPTRKKTVLGADSQRRSPSTGPWPCPQDPLGAARCVVHGAEFWSQYRINVTEVNPLGASTRLLDVSLQSILRPDPPQGLRVESVPGYPRRLRASWTYPASWPRQPHFLLKFRLQYRPAQHPAWSTVEPAGLEEVITDAVAGLPHAVRVSARDFLDAGTWSTWSPEAWGTPSTGTVPKEIPAWGQLHTQPEVEPQVDSPAPPRPSLQPHPRLLDHRDSVEQVAVLVSLGILSFLGLVAGALALGLWLRLRRGGKDGSPKPGFLASVIPVDRHPGAPNL